In Coregonus clupeaformis isolate EN_2021a chromosome 32, ASM2061545v1, whole genome shotgun sequence, the following are encoded in one genomic region:
- the LOC123482426 gene encoding protein BEAN1-like translates to MLMKLICSVSSNQSSAHEYPDCRDGGSEASLLVSPLVVAGIVIGLVLFLSCVTIIVGSLRKDSRLRNPHLRASYAPDGFSYGGSIGELRSTCIEEFPPAFDFDSYVETLSQVNVMYPDSPPHYDECVGPGATQIYVPTDDPPPYSLTDPCQQGHQQATYTSLEMEEPSAGAGASWVSASSAAASHYPIRLHELRQQPISSISLSAFPLDEAPPYEVVVSRQNQPIPLMPMDLLKHPSEDSHSPQRARVVTHRIL, encoded by the exons TGAGCTCGAACCAGAGCAGTGCCCATGAGTACCCAGACTGCCGTGATGGGGGCAGCGAGGCCAGCCTGCTGGTGTCACCGCTGGTGGTGGCTGGCATCGTCATCGGCCTGGTGCTCTTCCTTTCCTGCGTTACCATCATTGTGGGCAGTCTGCGCAAAGACAGCCGTCTGCGCAACCCCCACCTTCGGGCCAGCTACG CTCCGGATGGCTTTTCGTATGGTGGCTCCATTGGGGAGCTGAGGTCGACGTGTATCGAGGAGTTCCCTCCAGCGTTTGACTTTGACTCCTACGTGGAGACTCTATCACAAGTCAATGTGATGTATCCAGACTCCCCGCCTCA CTATGATGAATGTGTGGGACCAGGTGCGACACAGATATATGTCCCCACAGATGACCCCCCTCCATACTCCCTCACGGACCCCTGTCAGCAGGGCCACCAGCAGGCCACCTACACCAGCCTGGAGATGGAGGAGCCGTCCGCTGGTGCTGGAGCCTCTTGGGTGTCTGCCAGCAGCGCCGCCGCCTCCCACTACCCAATCAGACTGCACGAGCTCAGGCAGCAGCCAATATcctccatctccctgtcagcATTCCCCCTGGATGAGGCGCCCCCATACGAGGTGGTGGTGAGCAGGCAGAACCAGCCCATCCCTCTGATGCCCATGGACCTGCTCAAACACCCCTCAGAGGACAGCCATAGTCCCCAGAGAGCCCGAGTTGTCACACACAGGATCCTGTAG
- the LOC121548432 gene encoding LOW QUALITY PROTEIN: uncharacterized protein LOC121548432 (The sequence of the model RefSeq protein was modified relative to this genomic sequence to represent the inferred CDS: inserted 2 bases in 1 codon) has protein sequence MKDGVGDQTPVARKEAFDDYLNYYDQIWSNGNLKLCQEKQVTGGARRVLLLETDPGERFSNFDFYLTASECLKQGFKDCRTFFSALIKATEVLEIFCVNLFLYPWKKEIKIIKTFTGPFVYCIQPVLTKSATKSILETIGYHLETDTEYRLTNNADPETAMKMGFELFLARTECEYLLELMGQRSQPECLEILQRRAAQLPHTQKAAEETAKDSETEPLQMQKEEENEDKGLSNGCSLVDPGPVETDEGDLIEENPFTASTPGRQQDDGEIPLNLEVQSIDMTHSPGIRPPRAFLNDDRSILEMQQNYPDLAIRQKPIFSMPLGGPPVARGRLIKGNTPEEGSSAANLAGSDISGPQSISIHTTAAPKSHLTEAVPKLQPPEGKAYKTTATLHGSTPPQAEVTRGXQDADDADELSKLAETMGQLHVHEHKVEEHLKYPVEETAPPHASCHDVFPHQGSAGDQSQPLMCHPSLVPVCNIPGCNSCEGADGPHKQIPGKDTIKEPPHSIYVPTSLLDPPVLDPTAADHPSSAGPQHQDMEGPIPQPTEDELTLTFVLIDMSVQV, from the exons atgaagGACGGTGTCGGTGACCAAACACCTGTAGCGCGTAAAGAGGCTTTCGACGATTACCTAAATTACTATGATCAGATTTGGAGTAATGGTAACCTGAAACTATGCCAAGAGAAACAGGTTACTGGGGGAGCTAGACGAGTTTTGCTGTTAGAGACAGACCCCGGAGAAAGATTTTCTAATTTTGACTTCTACCTTACTGCATCTGAATGCCTAAAACAAGGATTTAAAGATTGTAGGACATTCTTCAGTGCGCTCATCAAAGCCACAGAGGTGTTGGAGATTTTCTGTGTAAATCTGTTTCTTTACCCATGGAAGAAGGAAATCAAGATAATCAAG ACTTTCACTGGCCCCTTTGTCTACTGCATCCAGCCGGTCCTGACAAAGAGTGCCACGAAAAGTATCCTTGAAACAATAGGATATCATCTGGAGACTGACACAGAGTACCGACTCACAAACAATGCAGACCCTGAAACAGCCATGAAAATGGGTTTTGAGCTTTTCCTGGCCCGAACAGAGTGTGAGTACCTGTTGGAGCTCATGGGTCAGCGGTCACAGCCTGAGTGTCTGGAGATTCTACAGAGGAGAGCTGCACAACTACCTCACACCCAGAAGGCTGCCGAGGAGACAGCAAAGGACTCTGAAACAGAGCCCTTACAAATGCAAAAAGAGGAGGAGAATGAGGATAAGGGTCTATCTAATGGTTGTTCTCTGGTAGATCCAGGACCAGTGGAGACCGATGAGGGGGACTTAATCGAGGAGAACCCTTTCACCGCTAGCACACCAGGCAGGCAACAGGATGATGGAGAGATACCCCTCAACCTGGAAGTTCAGTCCATTGATatgacacactctccaggaatcAGACCTCCCAGGGCATTCTTGAACGATGACAGGTCTATCCTGGAGATGCAGCAGAATTACCCAGACCTTGCCATAAGGCAGAAACCAATATTCAGTATGCCACTGGGTGGACCTCCTGTAGCGCGGGGGCGACTTATCAAAGGGAACACACCTGAGGAAGGTAGCAGTGCAGCCAACTTAGCTGGCAGTGATATAAGTGGTCCCCAGTCCATCTCCATTCACACCACAGCAGCGCCAAAATCCCATCTCACAGAAGCAGTCCCAAAACTCCAGCCTCCAGAAGGTAAGGCCTACAAGACTACTGCCACACTCCATGGATCAACTCCTCCACAGGCAGAAGTGACCAGAGG TCAGGATGCCGATGATGCAGACGAGCTGAGCAAGCTGGCTGAGACGATGGGCCAACTGCATGTCCATGAGCACAAggtggaggagcacctgaagtaCCCTGTAGAAGAGACAGCACCGCCACATGCCAGTTGCCATGATGTGTTCCCTCACCAGGGTTCTGCAGGGGACCAGAGCCAGCCCCTAATGTGCCATCCTTCTCTGGTTCCGGTCTGTAACATCCCAGGCTGTAACAGCTGTGAAGGAGCAGACGGTCCCCATAAACAAATTCCTGGTAAGGATACCATCAAAGAGCCACCTCACTCCATCTATGTCCCAACCAGCCTCCTTGACCCCCCAGTGCTGGACCCTACTGCTGCTGACCACCCCTCCTCCGCAGGCCCTCAGCACCAGGATATGGAGGGGCCCATCCCTCAGCCCACAGAGGATGAGCTGACTCTGACCTTTGTCTTGATTGACATGTCTGTTCAGGTCTAA
- the LOC123481033 gene encoding thymidine kinase 2, mitochondrial-like isoform X1, with the protein MLSYSSQGKLVQNGEEKKLVICIEGNIASGKTTCLEYFSKTSNIEVLTEPVSKWRNVRGHNPLGLKYQDPTRWGITLQTYVQLTMLDRHLSTISAPVRMMERSIYSAKYIFVENLYRSGKMPEVDFAVLSEWFEWITQNIAIPVDLIVYLQSSPQTCHERLRERCREEENIIPLEYLEAIHHLYEDWLIKKTSFNVPAPVLVISADDDLQKMLHQYEENREKILAGSNV; encoded by the exons ATGTTGTCTTACTCCTCCCAAGGAAAGCTGGTGCAGAATGGGGAGGAGAAGAAGTTAGTG ATCTGTATAGAGGGGAATATTGCTAGTGGGAAGACAACATGCCTAGAGTATTTCAGCAAAACCAGTAACattgag GTGCTTACTGAGCCAGTTTCCAAATGGAGGAATGTTCGAGGGCACAACCCCCTG GGGTTAAAGTACCAGGACCCTACTCGATGGGGCATCACTCTACAGACCTATGTTCAGCTAACCATGCTGGACCGACACCTCTCAACAATA TCAGCCCCAGTGAGAATGATGGAAAGGTCCATCTACAGTGCCAAGTACATCTTTGTGGAAAATCTTTACAGAAG TGGGAAGATGCCCGAGGTGGACTTTGCAGTTCTTAGTGAGTGGTTTGAGTGGATCACTCAGAACATTGCCATTCCTGTGGATCTTATCG TTTACCTCCAGTCGTCTCCACAGACCTGCcatgagaggctgagagagagatgcagggagGAGGAGAATATCATTCCTTTG GAATATTTAGAGGCAATCCATCACCTGTATGAAGACTGGCTGATAAAGAAGACGTCCTTCAATGTTCCTGCTCCAGTCCTT GTAATTTCAGCGGACGATGACCTGCAGAAGATGCTCCACCAGtatgaagagaacagagagaagatTTTAGCAGGGAGCAATGTGTGA
- the LOC123481033 gene encoding thymidine kinase 2, mitochondrial-like isoform X2 — MLSYSSQGKLVQNGEEKKLVVLTEPVSKWRNVRGHNPLGLKYQDPTRWGITLQTYVQLTMLDRHLSTISAPVRMMERSIYSAKYIFVENLYRSGKMPEVDFAVLSEWFEWITQNIAIPVDLIVYLQSSPQTCHERLRERCREEENIIPLEYLEAIHHLYEDWLIKKTSFNVPAPVLVISADDDLQKMLHQYEENREKILAGSNV; from the exons ATGTTGTCTTACTCCTCCCAAGGAAAGCTGGTGCAGAATGGGGAGGAGAAGAAGTTAGTG GTGCTTACTGAGCCAGTTTCCAAATGGAGGAATGTTCGAGGGCACAACCCCCTG GGGTTAAAGTACCAGGACCCTACTCGATGGGGCATCACTCTACAGACCTATGTTCAGCTAACCATGCTGGACCGACACCTCTCAACAATA TCAGCCCCAGTGAGAATGATGGAAAGGTCCATCTACAGTGCCAAGTACATCTTTGTGGAAAATCTTTACAGAAG TGGGAAGATGCCCGAGGTGGACTTTGCAGTTCTTAGTGAGTGGTTTGAGTGGATCACTCAGAACATTGCCATTCCTGTGGATCTTATCG TTTACCTCCAGTCGTCTCCACAGACCTGCcatgagaggctgagagagagatgcagggagGAGGAGAATATCATTCCTTTG GAATATTTAGAGGCAATCCATCACCTGTATGAAGACTGGCTGATAAAGAAGACGTCCTTCAATGTTCCTGCTCCAGTCCTT GTAATTTCAGCGGACGATGACCTGCAGAAGATGCTCCACCAGtatgaagagaacagagagaagatTTTAGCAGGGAGCAATGTGTGA
- the LOC123482427 gene encoding chemokine-like factor, which yields MYCNFLQLKEIACSGSTDSELVLLKLNNMTDDCSKTTSNIPSLTMEVDTAFLRSLRGVLKLAEMGTMFVAFVCFAVASRPKYIAATCMEFVITFSLLLLYTLKLNKKLTLFFWPLIDLLNSLFAAVFILLLSLIAVSTYTVTGTLGGGIVGFIATGLWCVDGYMLFKRVTLNQPRTAATGTVK from the exons ATGTACTGTAATTTCCTGCAACTGAAGGAAATTGCTTGTTCAGGAAGCACAGACTCTGAGCTGGTTCTTTTGAAACTTAACAACATGACAGACGACTGTTCCAAAACAACCAGTAACATCCCTTCATTAACCATGGAAGTTGATACTGCTTTTCTCAGATCCTTGAGGGGTGTCCTTAAATTAGCAGAGATG GGGACTATGTTTGTAGCATTTGTGTGTTTTGCTGTAGCATCCAGGCCCAAATACATTGCAGCTACATGCATGGAGTTTGTGATCACATTCTCCCTGCTTCTGCTGTACACGCTGAAGTTGAACAAGAAGCTGACTCTGTTCTTTTGGCCTCTCATT GATTTGTTAAACTCACTGTTTGCAGCAGTCTTCATACTTCTCCTGAGTTTGATAGCAGTGTCCACTTACACAGTGACAGGGACCCTGGGTGGAGGG ATAGTGGGTTTCATAGCAACAGGCCTGTGGTGTGTGGATGGTTACATGCTTTTCAAGCGGGTCACATTAAATCAACCAAGAACAGCAGCAACTGGCACTGTGAAGTGA
- the LOC121548336 gene encoding CKLF-like MARVEL transmembrane domain-containing protein 3 isoform X2 produces MGDIEAPDTTGPRQSVLQTILPIAKEFASSRKGQLLIAEVALSLIAFICFVASTAAAFVTAPLIEFLAALFLLFAYSTKFNERFKGFHFPLMVFGFIATIVFALDFYFIFNDLANFLKKGGDSGDEPPRTSDYNDSDSDSD; encoded by the exons ATGGGGGACATCGAAGCTCCCGATACGACTGGACCGCGCCAAAGTGTCCTTCAAACTATTCTCCCAATCGCAAAAGAATTCGCATCTTCACGGAAAGGACAACTTCTTATTGCAGAAGTG GCTCTGTCCCTCATCGCGTTCATCTGTTTTGTGGCATCCACGGCAGCAGCCTTTGTTACAGCACCCCTCATTGAGTTCCTGGCTGCCCTCTTCCTCCTATTTGCCTATTCCACCAAATTCAATGAGCGATTTAAGGGATTCCACTTCCCCCTCATG gtgttCGGGTTCATTGCCACCATTGTTTTTGCGCTAGATTTCTACTTCATCTTTAATGACCTGGCTAATTTCCTCAAAAAAGGTGGGGACTCGGGTGACGAGCCACCAAGAACCTCAG ACTACAACGACTCAGACTCTGACTCAGACTGA
- the LOC121548336 gene encoding CKLF-like MARVEL transmembrane domain-containing protein 3 isoform X1, whose translation MGDIEAPDTTGPRQSVLQTILPIAKEFASSRKGQLLIAEVALSLIAFICFVASTAAAFVTAPLIEFLAALFLLFAYSTKFNERFKGFHFPLMDFLRCVSASIIFFIISIISVSKFTDGASKAAGVFGFIATIVFALDFYFIFNDLANFLKKGGDSGDEPPRTSDYNDSDSDSD comes from the exons ATGGGGGACATCGAAGCTCCCGATACGACTGGACCGCGCCAAAGTGTCCTTCAAACTATTCTCCCAATCGCAAAAGAATTCGCATCTTCACGGAAAGGACAACTTCTTATTGCAGAAGTG GCTCTGTCCCTCATCGCGTTCATCTGTTTTGTGGCATCCACGGCAGCAGCCTTTGTTACAGCACCCCTCATTGAGTTCCTGGCTGCCCTCTTCCTCCTATTTGCCTATTCCACCAAATTCAATGAGCGATTTAAGGGATTCCACTTCCCCCTCATG GATTTTCTGCGCTGTGTCAGTGCGTCCATCATCTTTTTCATCATCTCCATAATATCAGTTTCCAAGTTCACAGACGGGGCCTCTAAAGCAGCAGGG gtgttCGGGTTCATTGCCACCATTGTTTTTGCGCTAGATTTCTACTTCATCTTTAATGACCTGGCTAATTTCCTCAAAAAAGGTGGGGACTCGGGTGACGAGCCACCAAGAACCTCAG ACTACAACGACTCAGACTCTGACTCAGACTGA